One Tolypothrix bouteillei VB521301 DNA window includes the following coding sequences:
- the nagA gene encoding N-acetylglucosamine-6-phosphate deacetylase — protein MTEVTHNPFATPIDIINARVPGYKELQMLLVNDRGMVEHVLPMSQVLERVPPENLQVLDVGGDWISLGGVDLQINGALGLAFTDLSTENADRLTNICQFLWNLGIDAFLPTLVTTSVENVQRSLAVFAEYMANQKVGAKILGVHLEGPFLNYGKRGAHPAEYLLPLSVEEVKRILGDRARIVKVITLAPELDLTGEAIPFLRSLDITVSLGHSQATAAQAQKAFESGATMVTHAFNVMPPLHHREPGLLGAAIINPNVMCGFIADGQHVSPIMLQILLRASVSRTSQKIHENLWNGLFLVSDALAPLGLPDGVYPWDNRQIEVKQGTARLFDGTLSGTTLPLLAGVQNLVKWDICDVDKAIALATVAPRSAIGLSTIMSNVPATQLLRWHLKESSKELSWQRMLPYALPSLA, from the coding sequence ATGACTGAAGTAACGCATAACCCCTTTGCTACTCCGATAGACATTATTAACGCTAGGGTACCTGGATACAAAGAGTTACAGATGCTCTTGGTGAACGATCGGGGTATGGTTGAGCACGTTTTACCAATGTCTCAAGTTCTCGAACGAGTTCCACCAGAAAATTTACAAGTTTTGGATGTCGGTGGTGATTGGATTTCCTTAGGCGGTGTCGATTTACAAATTAACGGCGCGTTAGGATTGGCGTTTACTGACCTTTCAACAGAAAATGCTGACCGACTGACAAATATTTGTCAATTTTTGTGGAATTTGGGTATAGATGCTTTTCTACCGACGCTTGTTACAACTTCAGTAGAAAACGTTCAGCGATCGCTGGCTGTCTTTGCTGAGTATATGGCAAACCAAAAAGTGGGTGCAAAGATTCTTGGCGTGCATTTAGAAGGACCATTTTTGAACTATGGCAAGCGTGGCGCACACCCAGCAGAGTATCTTTTACCACTCAGTGTAGAAGAAGTCAAACGGATTTTGGGCGATCGCGCTCGCATCGTTAAAGTTATAACCCTAGCACCAGAGTTAGATCTCACGGGTGAAGCCATTCCGTTTTTACGTTCTTTGGATATTACCGTTAGTCTGGGGCATTCTCAAGCTACAGCCGCCCAAGCACAAAAGGCTTTTGAGTCAGGCGCAACAATGGTGACTCATGCTTTTAATGTTATGCCTCCATTACACCATCGCGAACCTGGATTGTTAGGTGCAGCAATTATCAACCCCAATGTCATGTGCGGTTTTATTGCCGATGGTCAGCACGTATCGCCAATTATGTTACAAATTTTACTTCGCGCTAGTGTTTCTCGCACCAGTCAGAAGATACACGAAAACTTGTGGAACGGGCTTTTCCTTGTCAGCGACGCCCTAGCCCCTCTAGGGTTACCCGATGGGGTGTATCCTTGGGATAATCGCCAAATAGAAGTGAAGCAGGGAACGGCACGACTGTTTGATGGAACTTTATCAGGAACAACTCTTCCTCTGTTAGCAGGCGTGCAAAACTTAGTGAAGTGGGACATATGTGACGTGGATAAAGCAATCGCCCTTGCGACTGTTGCACCGAGAAGTGCGATCGGTTTATCGACTATAATGTCTAACGTTCCTGCGACTCAACTGTTGCGCTGGCACTTAAAAGAATCCTCAAAAGAACTGTCCTGGCAAAGGATGTTGCCATATGCGTTGCCAAGCTTGGCATGA
- a CDS encoding RDD family protein produces MHIFNRVKFRTPESVELEFTLAGIGNRAWALLIDYHVLAAIMVALIVTWTTVSVQLSAIWTSIFGSKAALWLIAIASLFGFTIYAGYFVIFETLWQGQTPGKRVAKIRVVRDDGRPVGLPQTTLRALLRPIDEFLFIGAFLIMFARSEKRVGDLAAGTIVIQNQTVPASRTFTLSEQAKQEADKLLQATDFSVILPDDFAVIKEYLHRRGGMTAKARASVALRLAKDVQEILHLETIPENTSSDVFLEATYIAYQNFRG; encoded by the coding sequence ATGCATATATTTAATCGTGTAAAATTTCGTACACCGGAAAGTGTGGAATTAGAATTTACTCTAGCTGGTATTGGCAATCGTGCGTGGGCGTTACTGATTGACTATCATGTTTTAGCTGCAATTATGGTGGCGTTAATTGTTACGTGGACAACGGTATCCGTCCAATTGAGCGCGATCTGGACATCTATTTTTGGTAGCAAAGCCGCTCTCTGGTTGATTGCGATCGCATCCCTCTTTGGCTTTACAATTTATGCAGGATATTTTGTAATTTTTGAAACACTTTGGCAAGGCCAAACTCCTGGTAAACGAGTTGCCAAGATTCGCGTTGTTCGAGATGATGGTAGACCTGTAGGGTTGCCACAAACGACATTGCGTGCTCTGCTAAGACCGATTGATGAGTTTTTATTTATTGGTGCTTTTCTGATTATGTTTGCTCGAAGTGAAAAGCGTGTGGGAGATTTAGCAGCCGGTACAATTGTCATTCAAAATCAAACTGTACCTGCGTCGAGGACTTTTACTTTATCAGAACAGGCGAAGCAAGAGGCAGATAAATTGCTACAAGCTACCGATTTCTCAGTCATACTACCAGATGATTTTGCTGTGATTAAAGAATATTTGCACAGACGAGGTGGTATGACAGCAAAAGCAAGAGCTTCAGTCGCTTTGCGACTTGCTAAAGATGTTCAAGAAATTCTTCATTTGGAGACAATACCTGAAAACACGTCCTCTGATGTGTTTTTGGAAGCGACGTATATTGCTTATCAAAATTTTCGGGGCTAG
- the holA gene encoding DNA polymerase III subunit delta: MPIHVYWGEDDFAIEKEVSLLRDRLLDPLWASFNYTVVSDEDTDAPIQALNLVMTPPFGAGGRLVWLPNSTICQQCPESLLSELERTLPVIAPNSYLLLTSGNKPDERLKSTKLLKKFAEFREFSLTPPWKTEALIQSVNQAAQTVGVKLTPGGVEMLVEAVGNDTRLLYNELEKLRLYAEGSTKPLDTDVIAQLVRNTTQSSLKLAEAIRTGDTVRALMILTDLIDACEPPLRIVATLIGQFRTWLWVKLMVESGERNLQAIAKAAEVANFNRVYFLQKDVKFISVKQLISCLPILLDLEVSLKQGNSETSVLQTKVIELCLVCRGK; the protein is encoded by the coding sequence ATGCCAATCCATGTCTACTGGGGAGAGGATGATTTTGCCATCGAAAAAGAAGTTTCTCTCCTGCGCGATCGCCTACTCGATCCATTATGGGCTAGTTTTAACTACACTGTAGTGTCAGATGAGGACACAGATGCGCCAATCCAAGCCTTAAATCTAGTCATGACACCGCCATTTGGTGCAGGTGGTCGTTTGGTATGGCTTCCAAATAGTACCATTTGCCAGCAGTGCCCGGAAAGTTTACTTTCTGAATTGGAAAGAACTTTGCCTGTCATTGCTCCTAACTCCTACTTATTGCTAACAAGCGGCAACAAGCCTGATGAGCGTCTCAAGTCTACCAAACTTCTGAAAAAGTTTGCTGAATTTCGAGAATTTTCTCTGACGCCACCTTGGAAAACGGAAGCCCTGATACAATCCGTCAATCAAGCCGCCCAAACTGTAGGTGTCAAACTGACGCCTGGGGGTGTGGAGATGTTAGTAGAAGCAGTGGGAAATGATACACGCTTACTATATAACGAACTCGAAAAACTACGGCTTTATGCTGAGGGTAGCACGAAACCTTTAGATACAGACGTTATCGCTCAGTTAGTTAGAAATACGACTCAAAGTAGCTTAAAATTAGCAGAAGCAATTAGAACAGGAGACACAGTTCGAGCTTTGATGATTTTGACAGACTTGATCGATGCTTGCGAACCCCCTTTACGGATCGTGGCTACCCTCATCGGTCAGTTTCGCACTTGGTTGTGGGTTAAGCTGATGGTGGAAAGCGGAGAACGCAATCTGCAAGCGATCGCTAAGGCTGCAGAAGTAGCCAATTTTAATCGAGTTTATTTTTTGCAGAAAGACGTTAAGTTTATCTCTGTAAAACAACTGATCTCCTGTTTACCGATACTACTGGATTTGGAAGTTAGTCTCAAACAGGGAAACTCAGAAACATCAGTACTACAAACTAAAGTCATAGAACTTTGCCTAGTCTGTCGGGGAAAATAA
- a CDS encoding DUF423 domain-containing protein, producing MTRLFLSLAAVLGGLSVASGAFASHALREKISERSLEIFEIGARYQMYHALALLVVALLLTRTDSPSPTLLASGWLFIIGIAIFSGSLYALSLSGVKSLGAIAPLGGAALIAGWGALAFAAWSLKF from the coding sequence ATGACACGACTTTTTTTAAGCTTGGCAGCTGTATTGGGAGGTTTGTCTGTAGCTTCAGGTGCTTTTGCCTCTCATGCACTGCGAGAAAAAATCAGCGAGCGATCGCTAGAAATCTTTGAAATTGGTGCTCGCTACCAAATGTACCATGCTCTTGCACTCTTGGTAGTGGCACTGTTACTCACTCGCACGGACTCACCATCACCTACTCTTTTAGCGAGTGGATGGCTGTTTATTATTGGTATTGCCATTTTCTCAGGCAGCTTGTATGCTTTGAGCTTAAGTGGAGTGAAGTCTTTAGGAGCAATTGCACCGCTAGGAGGTGCTGCTTTAATTGCTGGGTGGGGTGCTTTGGCTTTCGCTGCTTGGAGTTTGAAGTTTTAG
- a CDS encoding DUF1868 domain-containing protein: MDDNYQTYLNRVARMTLLEAYRTQIQHIQESSKFQPLPTGGRKAVPFPGYTVITPPQEEDSQNTDFYKYLQNYQEELLKLPVNNTETIVPVPPASFHLTLADLIWDSAYRDACEKNPKFDEQLRSLFAGIFQQYQQSITPPSQPIRWQMQGLTVMPRAIGICLVPQDKYSYEQIINFRRTIYQNSNLLPLGIEQHYHLTAHVTLGYFGDVSPSVERDNLASIFDNLNQQLIENAPAFLIHRAELRKFDDMTRYYREPDWPILNFG; this comes from the coding sequence TTGGACGACAACTATCAAACTTACTTAAATAGAGTAGCGCGGATGACGCTGTTAGAAGCCTACAGAACACAAATTCAGCATATTCAGGAATCTTCCAAATTTCAGCCGCTTCCGACTGGAGGAAGAAAAGCAGTCCCTTTTCCCGGTTATACAGTTATAACCCCTCCCCAAGAAGAGGACTCACAAAACACAGATTTCTACAAATATTTACAAAACTACCAAGAGGAACTTTTAAAGTTACCTGTCAACAACACGGAAACGATCGTACCCGTTCCTCCTGCTAGCTTTCATTTGACGCTGGCGGATTTAATTTGGGATAGTGCTTACCGAGACGCTTGTGAAAAGAATCCAAAGTTCGACGAGCAGTTGCGATCGCTCTTTGCGGGAATTTTCCAACAGTACCAGCAATCAATAACACCCCCATCTCAACCAATACGCTGGCAAATGCAAGGGCTAACAGTTATGCCAAGAGCTATAGGTATATGTTTAGTACCTCAAGATAAGTACTCCTACGAGCAAATTATTAACTTTCGTCGCACAATTTATCAAAACTCCAATCTTCTGCCATTAGGAATTGAACAACACTATCACTTAACAGCACACGTTACTTTAGGATACTTCGGGGACGTTTCCCCCAGTGTAGAGCGCGATAACTTAGCTTCCATATTTGACAATCTCAATCAGCAATTGATAGAAAATGCACCCGCATTTCTCATACACCGTGCTGAGTTACGAAAATTTGACGATATGACTCGCTATTATCGGGAACCAGATTGGCCAATATTGAATTTCGGATGA
- a CDS encoding ammonium transporter — translation MIKSTNKNKSRKRNRRRLLHQGSSAQNQLIVKQLSAAIKRLSPSWQACIPVACMIVLAWGCAAVAQTPAPAGPTTADLKVALDTLWVAIAAFLVFFMNAGFCMLETGFCRQKNAVNVLAKNLIVFALATVAFWAIGFGLMFGNGNDFIGLSGFFLQGADNSPATGDAYKGVFSALNWAGVPLAAKFLFQLVFAGTAATIVSGAVAERIKFVDFLIFSLLLVGVAYAITGHWIWGGGWLYKKGFFDFAGSTVVHSVGGWAALMGAAILGPRIGKYQDGQIVALPGHNMSIATLGCLILWLGWFGFNPGSTMAADPNAITHIALTTNMAGAVGGIAATATAWLYLGKPDLSMIINGILAGLVAVTAPCAFITIPSSFIIGLVAGVVVVFAVTFFDRIGIDDPVGATSVHLVCGVWGTLAVGLFAVGPGNAAFPWYTDGLGPAKGLFAGGGLGQLGVQLLGVLTVGGMTVLLSTIFWLALKATLGIRVTREEEIEGLDIGEHGMEAYNGFVKEAGATGFTEGSIHSSGVTRSGDIPNTL, via the coding sequence ATGATAAAGAGCACAAACAAAAACAAATCGAGAAAAAGAAACAGGCGGCGGTTGTTACATCAGGGTAGCAGCGCACAAAATCAGCTAATTGTCAAGCAATTGAGTGCAGCTATCAAACGGTTGTCACCGAGCTGGCAAGCTTGTATTCCAGTAGCTTGCATGATTGTCCTGGCTTGGGGTTGTGCGGCGGTTGCCCAAACCCCTGCACCCGCAGGACCAACTACAGCAGACTTGAAAGTTGCTCTCGATACGCTATGGGTAGCGATCGCAGCCTTTCTAGTATTCTTCATGAACGCTGGTTTCTGTATGTTAGAAACTGGTTTCTGCCGTCAGAAAAACGCAGTTAACGTTCTTGCCAAAAACCTAATTGTATTTGCTCTTGCCACTGTTGCCTTTTGGGCAATTGGTTTTGGCTTAATGTTTGGCAATGGCAATGATTTCATCGGATTAAGTGGCTTCTTCTTACAAGGCGCAGACAACAGCCCTGCAACAGGAGATGCTTATAAGGGAGTATTTAGCGCTCTTAACTGGGCTGGTGTACCTCTTGCTGCTAAGTTTTTATTCCAACTCGTGTTTGCAGGAACAGCAGCAACCATTGTTTCAGGTGCTGTTGCCGAACGGATTAAGTTTGTTGACTTTTTAATTTTCAGCCTTTTGCTTGTAGGGGTTGCCTACGCTATTACCGGTCACTGGATTTGGGGCGGGGGCTGGCTTTACAAAAAAGGTTTCTTTGATTTTGCAGGTTCCACAGTCGTTCACTCGGTTGGTGGATGGGCTGCGTTGATGGGGGCTGCAATACTCGGACCGCGTATTGGCAAATATCAGGATGGGCAAATTGTTGCCTTACCCGGTCACAACATGAGCATTGCTACCTTGGGATGTTTAATTCTGTGGTTGGGCTGGTTTGGTTTTAACCCCGGTTCCACAATGGCTGCAGATCCCAATGCCATCACTCACATTGCTTTAACAACTAACATGGCAGGTGCTGTTGGTGGAATTGCAGCTACAGCAACAGCTTGGCTGTACTTGGGTAAACCAGACCTTTCCATGATTATTAATGGTATTCTGGCTGGTTTGGTTGCTGTCACAGCACCCTGTGCTTTCATCACTATTCCGAGTTCCTTTATCATTGGTCTTGTAGCGGGAGTTGTAGTTGTTTTTGCTGTCACCTTCTTTGACAGAATTGGTATTGATGACCCAGTAGGAGCCACCTCCGTTCACCTTGTATGTGGTGTTTGGGGGACTCTCGCAGTCGGTTTGTTTGCTGTAGGTCCCGGTAATGCAGCTTTCCCCTGGTACACAGATGGTCTTGGTCCCGCAAAAGGTTTGTTTGCTGGTGGTGGTTTGGGACAATTGGGCGTTCAGTTGCTCGGTGTCCTCACTGTTGGTGGTATGACCGTTCTTCTCAGCACAATTTTCTGGCTTGCATTGAAAGCAACTTTGGGTATCAGAGTTACTAGAGAAGAGGAAATCGAAGGCTTGGACATTGGCGAACACGGTATGGAAGCTTATAACGGATTCGTTAAAGAAGCTGGTGCAACCGGATTTACAGAAGGGAGTATTCATTCATCTGGAGTGACTCGTTCGGGAGACATACCCAATACTTTGTAG
- a CDS encoding DUF4168 domain-containing protein, translating into MKKISHRLLRLNLIRILSQSIFVGFIATASLVSSVWILNSKAYAQNPPTVTSNEVTSYAKTMLTMEPLRQQAFDEIKKMVGSKDVPQIVCNNKNSFNSLPNKAKDIAVNYCQRYQKVVEDNGMTIDRFNQITLEVQNNEELKRQIYNTLLRLQKNPQS; encoded by the coding sequence ATGAAGAAAATTTCCCATCGATTGCTCCGACTTAATCTAATTCGGATACTCTCCCAGTCTATTTTTGTGGGCTTTATTGCTACTGCTAGTTTAGTTTCTAGTGTTTGGATCTTAAACTCAAAAGCTTACGCTCAAAATCCGCCAACAGTCACTTCCAATGAAGTAACCAGCTACGCCAAAACAATGTTAACAATGGAACCCTTGCGCCAACAGGCTTTTGATGAAATTAAAAAGATGGTTGGTAGTAAAGATGTTCCTCAAATAGTTTGCAACAATAAAAACAGTTTTAATAGTTTGCCAAACAAAGCTAAAGATATTGCAGTGAATTATTGCCAGCGCTATCAAAAAGTTGTTGAAGATAATGGAATGACTATTGATAGATTCAACCAAATTACTTTAGAAGTTCAAAATAATGAGGAATTAAAACGGCAAATATACAATACATTACTGCGATTGCAAAAGAATCCCCAATCATAA
- a CDS encoding helix-turn-helix transcriptional regulator, protein MITITKTFPTKLVQTQQPYDTPSYDVQAASFLQEVIESLQDGILILTKTGELIHANTSAHHILAQLNKNSACSDVVPTAIWSLCKSLLENKNFFPEESIVLSNEIALDKATVFRVRIRWLNIDRLHHSCFLVTIENRYESLKNIALTEIKKYDLTPREAEIWCLYRAKFSYKEIANQLYITVNTVKKHMKNIHAKRHNSDTNDLSD, encoded by the coding sequence ATGATAACGATAACAAAAACCTTCCCAACAAAACTAGTTCAAACTCAACAACCATATGACACTCCATCTTATGATGTACAAGCAGCTTCTTTTCTACAAGAAGTGATTGAAAGTTTACAAGACGGGATTTTGATATTAACAAAAACAGGCGAACTTATTCACGCTAATACATCAGCTCATCATATTCTAGCTCAATTAAACAAAAACAGTGCTTGCTCTGATGTTGTACCAACTGCTATTTGGAGCCTATGCAAATCATTACTAGAAAATAAAAACTTTTTTCCAGAAGAATCTATCGTTTTGTCTAATGAAATAGCTTTAGATAAAGCAACTGTTTTTCGAGTACGTATCAGATGGTTAAACATAGATAGATTGCATCATTCTTGCTTTTTAGTCACTATTGAAAATAGATATGAATCTCTCAAGAATATTGCTCTTACAGAGATTAAAAAATATGACCTAACACCGCGTGAAGCTGAAATTTGGTGTCTTTATCGGGCTAAATTCAGCTACAAAGAAATCGCTAACCAGCTTTACATTACTGTGAATACCGTCAAAAAACATATGAAGAACATTCATGCAAAACGGCATAACAGCGATACTAACGACCTCTCAGATTAA
- the bchM gene encoding magnesium protoporphyrin IX methyltransferase codes for MNVTDDKTIVKDYFNSTGFDRWRRIYGDGEVNKVQLDIRNGHQQTVDAVISWLTADNNLAGMSICDAGCGVGSLSIPLAQAGAKVYASDISDKMVEEAKERALNTLGQGENPTFAVQDLETLSGSYHTVICLDVLIHYPQDKAAEMISHLCSLSQSRLILSFAPKTFALSILKKIGSFFPGPSKATRAYLHREADVVKILESNGFSVQRQSMTKTSFYFSRLLEANRHS; via the coding sequence ATGAACGTAACTGACGATAAAACCATTGTTAAAGACTATTTTAACTCCACAGGCTTTGACCGTTGGAGACGGATTTATGGTGATGGCGAAGTCAACAAAGTTCAGCTAGATATCCGTAACGGTCATCAACAAACCGTTGATGCAGTCATATCCTGGTTGACAGCAGACAATAACTTAGCAGGAATGTCCATCTGCGATGCTGGATGTGGTGTAGGTAGTCTCAGCATTCCTCTTGCACAAGCAGGAGCGAAGGTCTATGCCAGTGATATTTCTGACAAAATGGTAGAAGAAGCCAAGGAACGGGCTCTAAATACCTTGGGACAGGGTGAAAACCCCACGTTTGCCGTGCAGGATTTAGAAACCTTAAGTGGTAGCTACCATACTGTTATCTGCTTGGATGTTCTCATTCACTATCCTCAAGATAAAGCAGCAGAGATGATTTCTCACCTTTGTTCTTTATCGCAGTCGCGACTTATTCTCAGTTTTGCACCGAAAACTTTTGCCCTCAGTATCTTGAAGAAGATCGGCAGTTTCTTTCCCGGTCCTAGCAAAGCAACTCGTGCTTATTTACACCGTGAGGCTGATGTGGTCAAGATTTTGGAAAGTAACGGATTTTCAGTGCAACGTCAATCCATGACGAAAACTAGCTTCTACTTCTCCCGCTTGCTCGAAGCGAATCGTCATAGTTAG
- the purE gene encoding 5-(carboxyamino)imidazole ribonucleotide mutase encodes MSNNQVTVLNPLVGIIMGSDSDLPTMQGAIAICEEFGVVCEVAIVSAHRTPERMVEYAKSAHQRGLKVIIAGAGGAAHLPGMVASLTPLPVIGVPVPSRHLQGVDSLYSIVQMPAGIPVATVAIGNAQNAGLLAVQILATHQSVLLEQVQQYRQNLLETVMAKQAKLENLGYQEYLEQMR; translated from the coding sequence ATGTCAAACAATCAAGTTACAGTTTTAAACCCCCTTGTCGGCATTATTATGGGTAGCGATTCAGACTTACCAACCATGCAAGGAGCGATCGCAATTTGTGAAGAATTTGGCGTTGTCTGCGAAGTCGCAATTGTTAGCGCTCACCGAACTCCAGAACGCATGGTGGAGTATGCTAAATCTGCACACCAACGCGGTTTGAAAGTTATTATTGCTGGTGCTGGTGGTGCTGCTCATCTTCCAGGAATGGTTGCATCTTTAACTCCGCTTCCCGTTATCGGCGTTCCCGTTCCCAGCCGTCACTTGCAAGGAGTTGATTCGCTGTACTCTATAGTACAAATGCCTGCAGGGATACCAGTTGCAACAGTTGCTATCGGTAATGCTCAAAATGCCGGTCTTTTAGCAGTACAAATTCTAGCAACCCATCAGTCGGTATTACTTGAGCAAGTGCAGCAATACCGCCAAAACTTATTGGAAACAGTTATGGCAAAGCAAGCAAAGCTAGAAAATCTTGGTTATCAAGAATATCTCGAGCAAATGCGATAA
- a CDS encoding cobalt-precorrin-8X methylmutase, with the protein MNLPIHPIMEQSFAVIDSEIGDHNFTSAEYAIVRRVIHSTADFEFKHLIQFSEKAIQVGIEALHRRVPIVTDVGMVKQGVAGLVAQTFGNPLISAVEIAQTPLPGKTRTETGLLQCYKEFPEAIFAIGNAPTALLALCQQLTTPSVQLPALVIGAPVGFISVVESKAALANTTVHQIRVEGRKGGSPVAAAIVNALITLAWEC; encoded by the coding sequence ATGAATTTGCCCATCCATCCGATTATGGAACAGAGTTTTGCTGTCATTGACAGCGAAATTGGCGACCATAATTTTACCAGTGCTGAGTACGCCATCGTTCGCCGGGTTATTCACAGCACCGCTGATTTTGAGTTCAAGCACCTCATACAATTTTCCGAAAAAGCGATCCAAGTGGGAATCGAAGCTCTACATCGACGTGTCCCCATCGTGACTGATGTCGGTATGGTCAAGCAAGGAGTTGCAGGGTTAGTAGCCCAAACCTTTGGCAATCCTTTAATAAGTGCTGTGGAAATTGCTCAAACACCACTTCCAGGCAAAACACGCACGGAAACTGGTTTATTGCAATGCTATAAGGAATTCCCAGAAGCAATTTTTGCCATTGGTAATGCTCCTACAGCTTTACTCGCCCTTTGCCAACAATTGACAACACCTTCAGTGCAACTTCCTGCTTTAGTGATTGGTGCTCCTGTGGGCTTTATTTCTGTTGTAGAGTCAAAAGCTGCACTGGCAAATACTACCGTGCATCAAATTCGAGTGGAAGGGCGCAAAGGCGGTTCTCCAGTTGCTGCTGCGATTGTTAATGCTTTAATTACCCTGGCTTGGGAGTGTTAG